The Ictidomys tridecemlineatus isolate mIctTri1 chromosome 1, mIctTri1.hap1, whole genome shotgun sequence DNA window TGGGGAAGAGTAAGAAGTAAAACGGTTAACTTTGCTTATGAAAACCTGACTCTGAGAAAATGACATGGGCTTGGCAGCATGAGATGGGTAGTAATCAGAATGTTCAGTTTGAggaattcttttaaaatcaaagttgaaaatatttgcaTCTGAAGGActaacagaagaaaatgcaaaaaagaaagaaaatgccaaCATGATGTGAAATAATTCTgtatttacaaaaacagaagcatagacacaaaataaaacatacacaccCATGTATTCAAAAGTTTGATAGAACCTCACATATCTTTAGTATTTGAAATATCTCAGTATTTTGCCATTTCATAAATACTGAGTGGCAATAATAAGTGTATATTGTTTGTCTCCCTATCTTCTCTCAAGCTAAGGAAAgacattctgtgtgtgtgtgtgtgtgtgtgtgtgtgtgtgtgtagaagatGACTCACAACTGTTTACTCCCTATTCTTAGCCATGACTTAATGTTATTTGAAGGAATTACCTTTGATCAATTTTTAGggatgtagaaaaaaatgtatcatacatatttcttaaaatttataacTAATTACTCTtaagacatttaaaagaaaaatctgtcaGCATGAAACTAGTTATCATGGGTGAATGTGGTACCACTTATTTAGGCCTTACTAATACTTTCAATAttagtagtattttattttaaaagtaacattGACGTGTTCTCTTTTCACTCTCTTTCTAGCAGTAAATATTTGGAGTCCTTAATGATTATCCTTGACTCaatcctttcctcctccaaaaaatgaccaaatacaCATAAGGAATAATATTTTTGAGCCTCTACTCTGAGGTTGGAACAGTGGTCATCTTTCAAGAGATACTATTgggaaaatagataaaatgtcTCATTTTATGAATCTTACTTTCTGTTCTCAGagataatgaacaaataaatgtaaaaaaaatactgtggGGATTGTTAATATTGTATAGAAGAAGAATAAAGTAGGGTGAGGAACAGAGCAGTATTTCATATTCACCAGTCATAGAAATTTTCTCAGATAACTGAGTAGCAGAGACAAGACCTAGATCAGCGGAAGACATTGGTCATGTTGTGTCACAAGTAGAGAGGCAGTGTTGGTCACCTTATGCCTTTACCAGGTATGTGAAGCCCTTTGATGTTTCATGAAACGTCCAGTAAGTTTGGGGTCTCTCACATTTTGtgttatattttcttcctgttttaaaaaatctttcactATGTGGTCTACTATCAATGCTTTTAAACTTAATAAGGCATTTGTATTTGCATTATTTTCCTTATAGCTACACTTATATAAAGTCATTTTGTGAAGACCAACTCACCTGTGGTCTTCCTGTGGATACAAGGCCTGTTGGCTCCCCAgcataaggaaggaaggaagcagctTCTGGAATgctcctctctgctcctcttcTTATCATTCAATTTTGGTCAATATTTCTTAGTGTTTATTACCACCTCCCTAAATATGCCTCCTATTCCACTACTTGTTCTATCAACTTTAAATAGCATCCTTTGGCAGTTGAATTCTAATGGTTCTCTGTATCAGCAACACTAGCAATGAATGGACAAAATGTTTTTAGGAACTTTTTTTCATTCTCCCCTAAATGTTCCCAGCTCAAATAAAGACTGTTTTTCTATGATTTCTTGACCACACAGGGAGTTTGGATCATTTTGTTTCCACATggccatgagaaaaaaaaagacttcaattCCATAGCTTCTGACTTCGGAGAAATCTTCACTTAGTTTCAAAAATAAGGTAGTATCCCATGGAGTTTTATGATGATCTCTCTCCATATCACCATTTTCTATTATCTACCTCCCTGATACACACATTCCTACCTATCTCTACAAGTTCCCCGAGTGCAGTGAAGTACTCAGAGTTGAAGTGTAAGACACCTACATGGGTCACATTGATCATCTTCATCCCTGATACAGACACACACAACCGACGTATATGCTATGCATCTTTGAGAAGCTCAGGGGGTAAGGCAAGGGTCATCACCAGCCACACACAGAGCATTTTCTCACTGGAACCCGCATTTTCTATGTGGACAAACACATGTAATGAAAACTGCTTCTGATGCAAGTTGGCTAAAAGTggttgtgtatatattttttcttagtcttCTATTTTATCCATGTTTCTtgttaattttgattttgtttttcacataGTTTTACATAGATGTTACAGATCTGCAACAATAtacacaaaattttcattttacacattctgcattttaatttgatttgctaTTTgacaatatcatttttattattagctTTTGAATGTTGCTCAAGTTTCATATGCCCATAGAATAAAACATTTGTATAAAAAGAACACTGGGTCACTTTCTTCATAGATTTATAACTTCAAGGCACAAATGTATTGTGTAAAATAGGCAGAacacaaaaataagcaaaggaaatgAATATATGCAAATGGAACatagataaaacaaatattaaatttgttgCTTGGGTCAGATcttattgaaggaaaaaaaggagcaaAGCATTTCCTGCAGATGGGCGAATTTGGAGGAGAGGGCTACAGGTCTATATGACAGGTCCAGGGGAGACATCAGCGACATAGTCTCGCTGCAAAAAACCTGGGTCACCAAGGCTGACCACGTTGCCTTCTTTCTCCAGGACATTAGTCATTTTGTGAAGGAAAGCTGCAGGGAAATGGAGGACACCAACAGCAGCTTGGAAAAGGGATTTCTTCTCCTGGGATTTTCAGATCAGCCCCGGCTGGAGAGGCTCCTCTTTGTTATCATTTTGCACTTTTACATCTTGAACCTTCTGGGGAATGCTGCCATCATACTAGTGTCCTGCCTGGACCCCAGACTGCACAccccaatgtactttttcctcagcaaccTCTCCTGTGTGGACATCTGTTTCACCACCAGCGTGGCCCCACAGCTGCTGGTTACCATGAACAGGAGAGACAAGACCGTGAGCTATGCTGGGTGCATGGCCCAGCTCTATGTGGCCATGGGGTTGGGTTCATCTGAGTGTATCCTCCTGGCGGTCATGGCTTATGATCGATATGCTGCTGTCTGCCGGCCACTGCACTACACAGCCATCATGCATCCGAAGCTCTGCGCATCCCTGGCCAGCACagcgtggctcagtggtctcgTGACCTCCCTGATTCAGTGCTCCCTCACTCTGCAACTGCCCCTTTGTGGTCATCGCAAGCTGGACCACATTTTCTGTGAGGTGCCTGTGCTGATCACGCTGGCCTGTGTGGACACAACATTCAATGAGGTAGAACTCTTTGTGGCCAGTGTAATCTTTCTAATTGTCCCTGTGTCCCTCATCCTAGTCTCCTATGGCTTCATAACTCAAGCAGTGCTCAGAATCAAATCAGCTGCCGGACGCAGAAAAGCCTTTGGCACCTGCTCGTCACACCTGGTTGTCATCGTCATCTTCTATGGCACCATCATATTCATGTACCTTCAACCAGCCAGAAGTGGCTCCAAGAACCAGGGGAAGTTTGtctctcttttctacaccatagTCACTCCGCTTTTAAACCCCATTATCTATACTCTGAGAAACAAAGATGTCAAAGGAGCATTGAGGACCATGGTAACGGGAAGGCGTTGGGGTCAAGACGGTCATGGCCGTAGTTGTAACCTCAGATAGCAAGGATAAGCTCACAGGTGGCCTGTTTTCAGTTTGCTCCTCCTGTCCAGAGGCATAGGGACCTGAGAAGAGGCTCAAGTGCTGAAGGCACAgtgacattttccatttttatgcaCCCCAAGATTCTGGGCTCTACCTTTAGAAAACCCTGCACTCTTTCCAACCACATCATCAACTGTCATGTTCTCgttctttcttttctaagtttTTGTCAGTACATGGTAATTGCTTAAGAGTAGAATTCATTGGGAAACATTCTCATGTGCACATTACAATTGGATCAGTACCCATTATTTCCACCTAGCATTCTGTTCCACCTGAAAACttctatttattctaaagaatatgTTACCCACACTTTCCAGGTTTTCTGACACACCATACTTCATATTACCTGagaaaaatttgtttcaaaaCACATATTTCCCTAGCATGTGGAAATTGTTCATTTTCACAGGCAttgtttgtacatgcacacacacaaagaggtCATGGAATATGTACAATATACTGTGAAATAACATGTGGCCATTTTCAGACAACCCAATAGTTTAAACCTGAGAATACTGTGTCCTGATGTATTGGCTTATTTGTAACACAAAAAAAACCGACTGTAATTCAGAGTTGATACCTTGATTCCATGAAACTATGGGAtacaaaaaaatgacattttattaaagGAGCAAAGAAGTAAGCTTGCTTATTGAGATGGTGCAGTCATGTATTATTGGATAAAATCCCCTTTTCATTGAAGAGGATGAACCAAAGTGCCATATACAAAACCCATATAGTATATTCACAATTTATGAAGTCTACCATGAAGTAATTGCTTCCAGCCTGAacttctgaagaagaaaaaattaattatgtattttatttttttaaaatttgaaatgtgaAGACTATACACAGGCTCATGTCAATGTTCATAGTTTCATATTTGGTTCCCAAAACTGAAAGTCATATTCAGAAGCAACTGAATGATAAATATAATCTTATATTTTACTAaactcttaattctttttttattagttgctcataaCAAtaaatgatcttgacatatcattcatttgaatcaaatagggtataatttctcatttttccaagtgtacaggttgcagaatcatattggttatacggccacttaattttttttttaatatttattgtttagttggacacaatacctttattttatttatttatttttatgtgttgctgaagattgaacccagggcttcacacattctaggcaagtgctctaccactgagccacaaccccagccccctaaactCTTAATTCTtgattcagtttttttctttctctccatttgtACCTCTATCTCTGTCTCCCCCAAAAGAGattgaattttatcaatttatcaAAATCAAGAATTTTCAGACACTTGTGCAATTACCAAGAAAAAGTTAATTGCCTTATATAGTCAGTTCTACATTATCTTCTTATTATGATTCTCACAAGGGaaaaatcatggaaaaacaatgaaaagattGAAAACAGGAACAGGATTGGAGGGGACTTTCAAATGGTTTATACTTATGACAACCTAAAAGATCATTGGGGCTGATTTAAAATTTGTGCTTATACCAGAACTTCACAGATTCTACAAATGTTAGGATACAGTTTGACGTTTCTCCACCACCAAAGCCTGGAGTTCAAGCAAAATGCCCACAGATAAGAAAGAAAGGACCTCAGAAGTGTTTTAAAGAATGAGTCAAGGTTAAAGAGAACAAGATGCACTCTTCAGACTGGTGGGAGTGGGTGTGGGTGCGGGAAGGTGCAAATGTTTCCCAAGTCACTTGGGAATAAggtgattttaatatttaaaaaaaatgttttaatgtccAATACATTTGGACATTATAAATTAAGAGTTTataatgtgaggccctgggttcaatcttcagcaccacataaaaataaataaataaaataaaggtattgtgtccaacaataATTCCTTCAACACAAGTAGAAAAAGATAACCCAATTCTCAATTGGACAAATGGGTAAATGGCTTAAATGGTGTTTCAACACACAAGATAAACAACACACAAGATAAACACAAGATAAACATTAAGGAAATACAGACCAGAACCACAGTGAGGTACTGGTCCATATGTTCTAGGATATACATGTATGGTAAATGAACACTGGTGAAGATGTGGATCAATGGAAATAATCCCCCGTCCATCATCCCTGGAGGGAATTAAAAATGAAGTGGCCACTGCACAGAACAGTGTGCAGTTCACTCAAAATGCTCATCCTCGAATCAGCCTATCACCCAGCATTTCTATTCTTGGGTgtatacacaaaaaaaatttgaaaactggTTCCCAAACAGATTATTGTTTGGACACCAATGTCCGCTAAAGCATTAGTTACAAAAGTCAATAGGTAGAAACAATTTGGGATGTTAAAAAGTTTGGAAATaatctgggtatggtggtgcatgactaATCCTAGTGACTCTAGAAGTTTAGGCAGGAGGTTGCACGTTCCAGACCAATCTGGTTTACTTACCAAGAACTTGCTCAAAAGACAAaaagtctgggaatgtagctcagtgatagaatgacCTTCAGCTCAGACCCCTGTGTTgcaagataataataataataataattactattattattattaatattggaAACAGTGGTGGTAATGGTTTAAATGTTATAGTAAGAAATGACATTGAATGTTCACTTAAAAAGGTTACAATCatagatttaataaaaattacaaaaaattgaAGTAATATTAGTACCCTCTCCATTAAGGTTCTGGTTAAAATCATATGGACCTGTTAATATTGAATACAGTGGGAGAGCAGACGCAGAAGCTGGGCTGAAGCATACTGTGTTGTCATAAAGGAGGTTCCAAGCCCAGCGCTGTGCTCCCTGAATTTCTCTGTTCCTTGACTGGACCACTGACCCCACCAGGCTCCATCATCTCCTTGGCCTTGTAAAATCCCTAACACCCACTGTGATGACTGACCTTGTCAACTTGAGTGCCACCAGCTGTGCAGATACTTGGTCAACTGTCATTCTAGGTGTTTCCATGAGGGTGTTTTGGTTAAGGTTGTCAATTAAATGAGTAAAGTGAGCAAAACACACTGGCCTCCCTACTGTGAGTGAGCCTTCCTCACAGCAAAAGCCTGGGTAGACTGACCCTGCTCTGGAGTGGAAAGAGAGTCCTCCCCACTGAGAGGGGCGGGTGTGCCAGCGCTGGTCTCCTCCTGTAGCTTGTGTCTACCATCTGAAGCATGCTATTGCAAGAGCTTAGTTCCAGAGGGCCTAGGCAGCATTTCCCCATGACCTTGTTACCAACAAGACCTCTCTCTTAGGCTGGCTCTGATCCCTGACCAGTTTTATTCAGCAGATAGTCCAGATTTCAGACAGCCTTAATTCCTGGGGTCTTCTCTGCAGCTGAAGTGTCACTTTCTCAACTTCATGCATCACCCTTACAGACACTTTATGCAAGAAGCCCCTCCCTGACACAAAGTGCTTGGCCTCCCAGGCATTCCTTGGAAATCTCTGGAGAAGCCTCTGTGACCCTGTAGCTCCACCATCCCACATTCCTGCCAAGCCAACATGACGTGGATGATGCCCAAGTATGCTGTCAGCTCCAGGAGGAGCTGGTCACTCTTAGACCACGGCTACAGTGGCATGGGTGTCTAAATGGCAAGGATGGTTAAGAGAATACTGGGGAAACAATTCTCTAAGTACCTTGATGTAAGCAGGGATCCCCAGTCTGTTGCTAAGGCAATTTCTTTCAAACTAGTGTAGAGGATTACACCCTTGAGCCTGAGAGGATTCCTGAGATGCCTCAAGGCACCTTTCCTATTGTCACTGTGCTCAGTATGAATCTTCCATTAAATAGCTGTAATCTCTTCACCAACCAAACTTCCCTTGGTCCCagttttgcatatatttatttcacaGCCAAATTgcatgtttttcaaattttttctttttttgcttccagTTCTCACAGTAAAATAGACTAAGTTtaagcaatatccatgccactgcctgaatgctgtgctgcctctTTCTctggccagacatggtggtgcacacctgtaattccaatggctcaggattgtgagttcaaagccagcctcagcaactcagcaaggccctaagcaactgagaccctgactctatataaaatacagaaagggcttgagatatggctcagtggttaagtgccttggGATTCAATCCctgtacaaaataaaacaaaaccaaaaacattttctCCATCAGGTTAATGactccatcacctttaaattcaccTACAAAAATTTCAGGACATGTACATAATATAGACAAATTTATTTGCCAGAATGTGACATTAATGACCTTGTGTTAGGCAACTTTTTATcatgtgaccaaaatacatgattaaaaaaaaattagaggagcAAAGATTTATgttggttcatggttttagagttCTCAGTCTATAGTATTCCAGTTGCCCAGAATCAGTGTTCTGCAATGGTATCCAGAGCATCTGCTTCTGTAGGTAACAAAGGATAAGAAGGTAGTTAAGCAAATTGTCTATTTCAGTCTTTTGCACTATTCATCAAGAATAGGTGTGATCATTGACAGGTCTTactgagtggctgaggctagccttgaatctgagatcctcctgcctcagtctccctagtcacAGAGTTTTGAGGTGTGCACCAGTAGTGCTCAGCTTTGGTACTTGCTGAACATCTACTTTCCTTCTAAAAgtgt harbors:
- the Or2g6 gene encoding olfactory receptor 2G6; protein product: MEDTNSSLEKGFLLLGFSDQPRLERLLFVIILHFYILNLLGNAAIILVSCLDPRLHTPMYFFLSNLSCVDICFTTSVAPQLLVTMNRRDKTVSYAGCMAQLYVAMGLGSSECILLAVMAYDRYAAVCRPLHYTAIMHPKLCASLASTAWLSGLVTSLIQCSLTLQLPLCGHRKLDHIFCEVPVLITLACVDTTFNEVELFVASVIFLIVPVSLILVSYGFITQAVLRIKSAAGRRKAFGTCSSHLVVIVIFYGTIIFMYLQPARSGSKNQGKFVSLFYTIVTPLLNPIIYTLRNKDVKGALRTMVTGRRWGQDGHGRSCNLR